From the genome of Bacteroidota bacterium, one region includes:
- a CDS encoding glycosyltransferase has protein sequence MKKVLFLTYYWPPSGKASLHWPLKMIKYLPEFGWQPAVLTVEDESFMQKDESMEKEIDPSLTVIKTPSIEPFEFYKIFTGKGKDAQLVASETISKENKSLAHRISLWIRMNLFIPDARIGWYPFAVKAGNRLLRDEIYDAVVSIGPPHSVHLAAAKIARNANIPFYPVFIDPWLNIAYYKGQSRSKLTVMIDGWLEKRTLEKSRRAVFVTETSLADYVSSYPFLKEKGRVLHWGFDEEKFAGFKRIKKLGDERVLLHSGNIFDFQNPEKLWGYLKQKIDSGENFRVWFTGTVSPGVRRSISEAGLDDRTSYLGFLSYDEMLEVLAKADFLLVCAMEKRHFPGKLFEYLRTGIPILAYGDDNIEVEGVIKSANAGMMLPFSADGSEFFEKVESFKTDLNMIKNFDRKVIAGKLSLILGE, from the coding sequence ATGAAAAAAGTTCTCTTTCTTACATATTACTGGCCCCCGTCAGGGAAGGCATCCCTCCACTGGCCTCTTAAAATGATAAAGTACCTGCCCGAGTTCGGTTGGCAGCCTGCCGTCCTGACTGTGGAGGATGAATCTTTCATGCAGAAGGATGAATCGATGGAGAAAGAGATTGATCCTTCTCTTACCGTAATCAAGACTCCTTCTATCGAACCGTTTGAATTTTACAAAATTTTCACCGGCAAAGGTAAGGACGCACAACTCGTTGCCTCGGAAACCATCTCAAAGGAAAACAAGAGTCTGGCTCACCGGATTTCATTGTGGATCAGGATGAACCTTTTCATTCCCGATGCAAGGATTGGCTGGTATCCTTTCGCAGTAAAAGCCGGAAACAGGCTTCTTCGTGATGAAATTTATGATGCCGTAGTTTCAATTGGTCCACCACATTCGGTACACCTCGCCGCTGCCAAAATTGCAAGGAATGCAAACATTCCGTTTTATCCCGTGTTTATCGATCCCTGGCTTAACATTGCCTACTACAAAGGGCAATCGAGGAGTAAACTTACGGTAATGATTGACGGGTGGCTCGAAAAGAGGACACTGGAAAAAAGCCGCAGGGCTGTTTTTGTCACCGAAACCTCCCTTGCTGATTATGTATCAAGCTATCCTTTCCTTAAGGAAAAGGGAAGGGTTCTTCACTGGGGCTTTGATGAGGAGAAGTTTGCCGGATTTAAACGGATCAAAAAACTGGGGGATGAAAGAGTACTGCTCCATTCGGGCAACATTTTCGATTTTCAAAATCCCGAGAAGCTTTGGGGTTACTTAAAACAGAAAATAGATTCTGGAGAAAATTTCAGGGTCTGGTTTACGGGAACTGTAAGTCCCGGTGTCAGACGGTCAATTTCGGAAGCAGGGCTCGATGACCGCACCTCGTATCTTGGATTCCTTTCCTACGATGAAATGCTCGAAGTGCTTGCAAAAGCCGATTTTCTTTTAGTCTGTGCAATGGAAAAACGACACTTCCCCGGGAAGCTGTTTGAGTATTTAAGGACGGGAATTCCCATTCTCGCATACGGCGATGACAATATTGAAGTGGAAGGGGTGATTAAATCAGCTAATGCAGGGATGATGCTTCCGTTTTCAGCGGACGGTTCAGAATTTTTTGAAAAAGTTGAATCATTCAAAACCGACCTCAACATGATAAAAAACTTTGACAGAAAAGTAATAGCAGGAAAATTGAGTCTGATTCTCGGGGAGTGA
- a CDS encoding class I SAM-dependent methyltransferase codes for MKNDWNARFGVEEFVYGKEPNAFFKEEIDRLKPGRILLPAEGEGRNAVYAAKKGWEVVCFDWSDEGKKKADKLAEMEGVKINYFVSEISSFDYPSGEFDAVGLVFVHLPEEEREELHKSVIKTLKPGGKLIFTAYDKTQLGKSSGGPKQIELLYSLAQIVEDFIDLEFDIFAKETVELSEGRLHAGSADVIKFSGIKK; via the coding sequence TTGAAAAATGACTGGAACGCCCGGTTTGGAGTTGAAGAATTTGTGTACGGGAAAGAGCCCAATGCCTTTTTTAAGGAGGAAATTGACCGTCTGAAGCCGGGGAGGATACTTCTTCCTGCCGAGGGAGAGGGGCGAAATGCTGTCTATGCTGCAAAAAAAGGGTGGGAAGTTGTCTGTTTCGACTGGAGTGATGAAGGAAAAAAGAAGGCTGACAAACTCGCTGAAATGGAGGGAGTGAAGATAAATTATTTCGTTAGCGAAATTTCCTCTTTTGATTATCCGTCCGGAGAATTCGACGCTGTGGGGCTTGTTTTTGTACATTTGCCGGAGGAAGAAAGGGAAGAACTCCATAAAAGTGTGATCAAAACCCTGAAACCCGGTGGGAAACTGATATTCACAGCTTACGATAAAACCCAGCTCGGGAAATCATCGGGAGGACCAAAACAGATCGAACTGCTCTATTCCCTCGCACAGATTGTCGAAGATTTTATCGATCTCGAGTTTGATATTTTCGCAAAAGAAACAGTTGAACTTAGTGAGGGAAGGCTGCATGCCGGCAGTGCCGATGTGATAAAGTTTTCCGGTATCAAAAAATGA
- a CDS encoding T9SS type A sorting domain-containing protein produces the protein MKLLIPLFLFAFTLFPQNFKWTKLPVPTHKTINSISFIDSLYGFAAGDTGLVMKTTDGGSSWQVQTLPRNKDISDITFVSKTTGYAVALDFESSPFGTLFYKTTDGGDSWVESRYRGDEVYFVSLHFLDSLRGWTSGLEGKIACTTNGGDEWIPALNDTSEFTNFPVLGFSFYTDTLAFAFGGHIDIAGVVWKTTNAGGYWKSHGVGPEPIRGLIVFDSLNLIGIGGDFEYGTAVVKSTDGGETWDYRSLDVFGVPYGLSFRTDTEAWVPLGFAQKLLYTPDKGTVWLEYSAPDSGILYDIQFTDSLTGYTAGRNGYFAKYSRSIVGIKEDIPLSSFETFKLGENYPNPFNPVTVIPVTLAEPAQITLTVYDIRGRETGFAVEGNYAAGYYEFKFDAGRASSGVYFYKLNVVTAAGKKYSQVKKMVVNK, from the coding sequence TTGAAATTACTTATACCGCTTTTTTTATTCGCTTTTACACTCTTTCCCCAAAATTTTAAGTGGACGAAACTCCCTGTCCCCACTCATAAAACCATAAATTCAATCTCGTTTATCGACAGTCTCTACGGATTTGCTGCCGGCGACACCGGTCTTGTGATGAAAACGACCGATGGGGGCAGTTCGTGGCAGGTGCAGACACTTCCCCGAAACAAGGATATAAGCGATATCACATTTGTGAGCAAAACAACGGGGTATGCAGTCGCTCTCGATTTTGAATCATCCCCTTTTGGTACACTTTTTTATAAAACAACCGACGGCGGTGATTCCTGGGTGGAAAGCAGATACAGAGGCGACGAGGTCTATTTTGTTTCACTTCATTTTCTCGACTCGCTTCGGGGGTGGACGAGCGGACTTGAAGGTAAAATTGCCTGCACCACAAATGGTGGTGATGAATGGATTCCTGCACTGAACGACACGAGTGAGTTCACAAACTTCCCTGTTCTCGGTTTTTCATTTTATACCGACACACTCGCCTTCGCTTTTGGAGGGCATATAGATATTGCCGGAGTTGTCTGGAAAACCACGAATGCGGGTGGTTACTGGAAATCGCATGGAGTGGGACCTGAGCCGATACGGGGGTTGATTGTATTTGACAGTCTCAATCTCATCGGAATTGGTGGTGATTTTGAGTACGGAACCGCAGTTGTAAAATCAACAGACGGAGGGGAAACCTGGGATTACAGAAGCCTTGATGTTTTCGGAGTGCCCTACGGACTCTCTTTCCGGACTGACACTGAAGCGTGGGTACCTCTCGGTTTCGCACAAAAACTCCTCTATACCCCGGATAAAGGGACAGTTTGGCTGGAATACTCCGCCCCTGACAGCGGTATTCTTTATGACATTCAGTTTACCGATTCCCTGACAGGCTACACAGCAGGGAGAAACGGTTATTTTGCAAAGTACAGCAGGAGTATCGTCGGGATAAAGGAAGATATCCCCCTTTCATCCTTTGAAACATTCAAACTTGGTGAAAACTACCCGAATCCTTTCAATCCCGTTACTGTAATACCCGTAACCCTTGCAGAACCCGCACAAATTACCCTCACGGTTTATGATATCAGAGGAAGGGAAACAGGCTTTGCAGTCGAAGGAAATTACGCTGCAGGTTATTATGAATTTAAGTTTGATGCCGGAAGAGCATCTTCGGGTGTCTATTTTTACAAATTAAATGTGGTGACTGCCGCGGGTAAAAAGTACTCTCAGGTAAAGAAAATGGTGGTTAACAAATGA
- a CDS encoding aldo/keto reductase: MKSRQVGKSDLKISEISLGCWTLGGLNWVDGTPNGWANVDENEVADAINYAIDNGVTHFDNADVYGNGRAERMLSKILGKRVNDITIATKIGWFKGTAAHAYEPAHIRHQCEQSLINLKRDFIDLYYFHHGDFGKDDVYLDDAVEMMYKLKEEGKIRVIGLSSYSHERFATLGPKIKPEAFQSSASAIDDKYLVEGTPTAKTMEEHKISFVAFGPVAQGLLLGKYSKDNPPKFEPGDHRANAPRFSAENLAKLEPKIEALKKEFGNTSEDLARVALQYLLKYNSVAAVIPGFRNLAQVKVNLSAADKPLTEDEFNFVKSVFSE, encoded by the coding sequence ATGAAATCAAGACAAGTTGGCAAGTCCGACCTGAAAATCTCTGAAATCAGTCTCGGTTGCTGGACACTCGGTGGTTTGAACTGGGTTGACGGCACCCCGAACGGTTGGGCGAATGTAGATGAAAATGAAGTGGCGGACGCTATAAACTATGCCATTGACAATGGTGTCACCCATTTCGATAATGCGGATGTTTACGGAAATGGCAGAGCTGAAAGAATGCTCTCCAAAATTCTCGGCAAGCGAGTAAATGACATCACCATCGCCACAAAAATCGGATGGTTCAAAGGAACCGCAGCCCATGCCTACGAACCTGCCCATATCCGCCACCAGTGTGAACAATCACTCATCAATCTCAAGAGGGATTTTATCGACCTCTACTATTTCCACCACGGTGATTTCGGGAAAGACGATGTTTACCTCGATGACGCTGTTGAAATGATGTATAAACTGAAAGAAGAAGGCAAAATCAGAGTAATCGGTTTGTCCTCATATTCACACGAGCGGTTTGCAACCCTTGGTCCAAAAATAAAACCCGAAGCATTCCAGAGCTCCGCGAGCGCCATTGATGATAAATATCTCGTGGAAGGAACCCCGACTGCCAAGACAATGGAAGAACACAAAATTTCATTTGTTGCTTTCGGACCTGTAGCCCAGGGACTTCTTCTTGGAAAATATTCAAAAGACAACCCGCCTAAATTTGAACCGGGTGACCACCGTGCAAATGCCCCAAGATTTTCGGCTGAAAACCTTGCAAAACTTGAGCCAAAAATTGAAGCCCTCAAAAAAGAGTTTGGCAACACTTCGGAAGACCTCGCCCGGGTTGCACTTCAATATCTTTTGAAATACAATTCAGTTGCTGCAGTTATTCCGGGATTCAGAAATCTCGCACAGGTAAAGGTCAACCTCTCGGCTGCAGACAAACCCCTCACCGAGGATGAATTCAATTTTGTAAAATCAGTTTTTTCAGAGTAA
- a CDS encoding T9SS type A sorting domain-containing protein: protein MSKYLKSLRILPCLVLLLSFTAEAQFDSVIFVKKAPYWNEAVIYMGDQNDDGYDDFILCVQDANVGPNGYANFYYGGNPVSSTSALKFPYYAPTTTTACDVNRDGYRDLVVQRRGNVKPQIIDIYYGGPEIDTISDFSFSWIDNISDLVEMMGHNWPIDFDGDGFEDFVCISGYNVTSGFLNDRIYFFRTDSLMTTQAYHKIELFPDQSYQIKRSYTSFADIDGDRKTDISIVLGKYSAPTAAPERKVRFYYGNTDFDFNGFYEITDTMAYVDHTYLIQDLNNDGKGEIIFNNPGTHPDWYSDVFSFGTRPPNFTVEQGINTQNYPWAAAFSPGDINADGCNDMLRHLPYYIMNLYLGGYPMQEERTKVYSSSSSGIYRINFGGRIGDVDGDGVDDICIGENGGTDHTGTNQPGNIYIIKGTRSPVSVKDEAAPETTESQLTLNISPNPTSSSLNITYTLPFEGEVDISIHDITGKKVYATTQIENIGEHALFVDISKIVKSSGVYILTIELHQGDKSVLKSLKLQFLK from the coding sequence ATGAGTAAATACCTTAAATCGTTGAGAATACTACCCTGTTTGGTTTTATTGTTGAGTTTCACTGCGGAGGCCCAGTTTGATTCTGTAATCTTTGTAAAAAAAGCTCCCTACTGGAATGAAGCTGTGATCTACATGGGTGACCAAAACGATGACGGGTATGATGACTTTATCCTTTGCGTTCAGGATGCAAATGTAGGTCCAAATGGTTACGCAAATTTTTATTATGGAGGTAACCCTGTTTCCTCCACCTCTGCGTTGAAATTTCCTTACTATGCTCCAACCACCACCACTGCCTGTGATGTAAATAGAGACGGTTACAGAGATTTAGTCGTCCAAAGAAGAGGCAATGTTAAACCACAAATTATAGATATTTATTATGGCGGTCCTGAGATTGATACAATATCTGATTTTTCATTCTCCTGGATCGACAACATCTCCGATTTAGTAGAAATGATGGGACATAATTGGCCCATTGATTTCGACGGTGACGGATTTGAAGACTTTGTTTGTATAAGTGGATACAATGTCACCTCAGGATTTCTAAATGACAGAATATATTTTTTTAGAACAGACAGTCTCATGACAACCCAAGCATATCACAAAATTGAATTGTTCCCGGATCAATCGTACCAAATAAAGCGGTCGTATACAAGTTTTGCTGATATTGATGGTGACAGAAAGACTGATATTAGTATCGTTTTGGGTAAATATTCTGCACCGACAGCGGCACCTGAACGCAAGGTTCGCTTTTATTATGGGAATACAGATTTCGATTTTAATGGTTTTTACGAAATAACCGATACCATGGCATATGTGGATCATACCTATTTAATACAAGACCTTAACAATGACGGTAAAGGAGAGATAATCTTCAATAATCCGGGAACGCATCCTGATTGGTATTCGGATGTTTTTTCATTTGGTACCCGACCCCCAAACTTCACAGTGGAGCAGGGGATCAATACGCAAAATTACCCTTGGGCTGCGGCTTTTTCACCCGGCGATATAAATGCCGATGGATGTAATGACATGTTACGCCACCTGCCTTATTATATAATGAATCTCTATCTTGGAGGATACCCAATGCAGGAAGAGAGGACCAAAGTCTATTCGTCTTCGTCTTCGGGTATTTATCGAATAAATTTTGGAGGTAGGATTGGAGATGTGGACGGTGATGGAGTTGATGACATATGTATCGGTGAAAACGGAGGTACTGATCATACAGGAACCAACCAACCCGGTAATATTTACATAATAAAGGGGACAAGAAGTCCTGTTTCAGTAAAAGACGAGGCTGCACCCGAAACAACTGAATCTCAGTTAACTCTTAATATATCTCCAAATCCAACCTCCTCAAGTTTAAATATCACATACACTCTTCCCTTCGAAGGGGAAGTAGATATAAGTATTCACGATATAACAGGTAAAAAAGTTTACGCCACCACCCAAATTGAGAATATTGGCGAACATGCATTATTTGTTGATATTTCAAAAATAGTAAAATCATCAGGTGTCTATATTTTAACCATAGAATTACATCAAGGTGATAAAAGTGTATTAAAGAGTTTGAAACTTCAGTTCTTGAAGTAA
- a CDS encoding type IV toxin-antitoxin system AbiEi family antitoxin, with amino-acid sequence MIKNRLNHWIEKLQSFGRYSFTLEEARSEFVALSDEAVQATISRLAIKKKIRSVFRGFYIILPPQYAGMGILPPSLFIDDLMNSLHRSYYAGLLSAAGFYGSSHQKPQEFFVVTEFPVLRNTVTAGIKINYLSRNEINNHFLRRLKTDSGYITVSSPALTAIDLVQYNHRIGGLNRASTVLSELTDAFNLNDFSSDLLNYSTVSTIQRLGYILEEVLDQSEIAQKIFDGIKNSNRKFQQIRLNPAKDVKKRVVNKKWNIIVNMEINPDL; translated from the coding sequence TTGATAAAGAACCGTTTGAATCACTGGATTGAGAAACTACAGTCTTTTGGCCGATATTCTTTCACTCTGGAAGAAGCAAGATCAGAATTTGTTGCTCTGTCTGATGAGGCTGTGCAAGCCACAATATCCCGCTTAGCGATAAAAAAGAAAATACGGTCGGTGTTCCGTGGATTTTACATTATTCTCCCCCCGCAATATGCAGGTATGGGAATACTGCCCCCTTCATTATTCATCGACGACCTGATGAATTCGCTCCACCGTTCCTATTATGCAGGATTGCTAAGTGCTGCCGGATTTTATGGATCTTCCCATCAAAAACCTCAGGAGTTTTTTGTTGTTACGGAATTCCCGGTACTCCGAAATACAGTTACCGCCGGGATAAAAATTAATTACCTGAGCAGAAATGAGATTAATAACCATTTCTTGAGACGCCTAAAAACTGATTCAGGCTATATTACAGTTTCTTCACCCGCCCTGACCGCAATCGATTTGGTACAATACAATCACAGAATTGGAGGACTTAACAGGGCATCAACTGTTTTGAGTGAACTCACAGATGCTTTTAATTTGAATGACTTTTCAAGTGACTTACTCAATTATTCGACAGTCTCAACCATTCAGAGATTGGGATATATCCTTGAAGAAGTGCTCGATCAGAGTGAAATTGCACAAAAGATATTTGATGGAATAAAAAACTCCAATCGCAAATTTCAGCAAATCCGTCTTAATCCGGCGAAAGATGTCAAAAAAAGAGTTGTCAATAAAAAATGGAACATAATTGTTAATATGGAGATAAACCCGGATCTATGA
- a CDS encoding cyclopropane-fatty-acyl-phospholipid synthase family protein — protein sequence MSENEKIRRVISLTTGNSLKNGFMIQFPDGEMWNPVPDSVPGFTLKLKSAGSLKNTIFPPTELNVTEAYLFDEFDIEGDLFSVFETAYELSGVKRGHSENLSLLLKILSLPSSPRKKEKNFARRMSGQAHSLERDKDAVSYHYDMSNDLYKLWLDPQMVYSCAYFKTQDTPLEEAQTDKLDYICRKLALKEGEKLLDVGCGWGALVIHAAQNYGVTALGVTLSKNQAELANSRIQQLGLTQRCRVEVRDIREMENEQFDKISSVEMLHHIGYNSLPQYFEKIRQLLKPGGLSFQLAVTSNAAKGKYRGPLFAPKYFMPDYELSPVGEYLKIAERGGFEVYDLENLRQHYMLTARHWLKNIENGHDEIAGVTGEVMYRVYRLSMALMAYGFNSNMINLYHFVLRKTEGKGNYPPLTRWY from the coding sequence ATGAGCGAAAACGAGAAAATAAGGCGGGTAATCTCCCTGACAACGGGTAACAGTCTGAAAAACGGATTCATGATTCAGTTTCCCGATGGTGAAATGTGGAACCCCGTCCCCGATTCGGTACCCGGTTTTACACTTAAGCTGAAATCAGCGGGTTCATTGAAGAATACGATCTTTCCGCCGACGGAATTGAATGTAACCGAAGCATATCTTTTTGACGAGTTTGACATCGAAGGTGACCTTTTTTCAGTTTTTGAAACTGCCTACGAGTTGTCCGGGGTAAAGAGGGGGCATTCCGAAAATCTCAGTCTCCTCCTCAAAATTCTCTCCCTGCCTTCAAGTCCCCGAAAGAAAGAGAAAAACTTCGCCAGGAGGATGTCGGGTCAAGCCCACTCTCTCGAGAGGGACAAAGATGCCGTCTCATATCATTACGATATGTCCAACGATCTCTACAAACTCTGGCTCGATCCTCAGATGGTTTATTCCTGTGCGTATTTCAAAACCCAGGATACTCCTCTCGAGGAAGCTCAAACGGATAAACTCGACTATATTTGCCGGAAACTTGCCCTTAAAGAGGGAGAGAAGTTACTCGATGTCGGGTGCGGATGGGGTGCCCTGGTTATTCATGCTGCACAAAATTATGGAGTTACTGCTCTGGGTGTCACGCTGAGTAAAAATCAGGCGGAACTGGCGAATTCCCGGATTCAGCAACTCGGGCTCACTCAGAGGTGCAGAGTAGAGGTGAGGGATATCAGAGAGATGGAAAATGAACAGTTTGACAAGATTTCATCGGTTGAGATGTTGCACCACATCGGCTACAATTCACTCCCTCAATATTTTGAAAAAATCAGGCAGCTCCTTAAACCGGGCGGACTGTCGTTTCAGCTCGCTGTTACGAGTAATGCAGCGAAGGGAAAATATCGCGGTCCTCTTTTCGCACCAAAATATTTCATGCCCGACTATGAACTTTCACCCGTCGGGGAGTATTTAAAAATCGCCGAAAGAGGGGGATTTGAAGTGTATGACCTCGAGAATCTTCGTCAACACTACATGCTGACAGCACGGCACTGGCTAAAAAACATCGAAAACGGGCATGATGAAATTGCAGGTGTTACAGGTGAAGTAATGTACAGGGTTTACAGATTGAGCATGGCGCTTATGGCATACGGATTCAATTCGAACATGATAAACCTCTACCATTTTGTATTGCGAAAAACAGAAGGGAAAGGGAATTATCCCCCTTTAACCCGCTGGTATTGA
- a CDS encoding histidine phosphatase family protein, translated as MKELYLLRHAKSDWDDDSISDHERPLNKRGFRDAPAMGNLMKREGMVPDLVVSSTALRAKTTAELVTKEINRKPADIILLGSLYLASAAEILAQIRQTDESTERLLLVAHNPGITNLVNRLAGNPVNSIEMPTCGLAQFIFPGKWCDANYASFRLIHFYTPK; from the coding sequence ATGAAGGAACTTTATTTATTACGACATGCAAAGTCTGACTGGGATGACGATTCCATTTCAGATCACGAAAGACCCTTAAACAAACGGGGATTCCGTGACGCCCCCGCCATGGGAAATTTAATGAAAAGGGAAGGAATGGTGCCTGATCTTGTTGTATCAAGCACAGCGCTCAGGGCGAAAACCACCGCAGAACTGGTGACGAAGGAAATCAACAGGAAACCGGCGGATATAATTCTTCTGGGGTCACTCTATCTTGCATCGGCGGCAGAAATCCTTGCGCAAATCAGGCAGACGGATGAATCGACGGAAAGACTTCTATTGGTAGCTCACAATCCCGGCATCACAAATCTTGTAAACCGGCTCGCCGGTAATCCTGTTAATTCAATCGAAATGCCGACATGTGGTCTTGCACAGTTTATATTTCCCGGGAAATGGTGCGATGCAAATTATGCCAGCTTCAGACTGATTCATTTCTATACTCCAAAATGA
- a CDS encoding cytochrome P450 has translation MNIHDLPGYKGAAFLKILPKLYRDPLGTLSDIVAGGERVIPFKFGKYILFLVNDPSILRHILKTNYRNYPRGKSLKGIFPLLGKGLFTSDHDLWVRQQKNLTPAFHTKNYAEFEQIIREETGRFCSDLEAISKQSGNVDMQKEFKTLMLKILAKEMFSPDLKFEPETIIAKLDAVLDYTSIKGELIRNVVSGVKGLFGLRYTPPLYYTESLKYLEDFVAEFFGRIVKNELRPGALTSILKELKEQGEIDDTQVRDEIMTFLFAGFDTVAEGLSWSQYLISTSPGTDEKIISGSESRWLGAVINEALRLYPPAWAFYRIVTEDDDIDGLHFPAKSYLMISPYLLHRTPKYWENPHLFNPERFVEEDQPEVNHFHYIPFGQGPHICTGRRIAMFEMHLILSIITPKFRFIYTGKNPPEADPGIIMKAKDALLFKVEMR, from the coding sequence ATGAATATTCACGATTTACCCGGTTACAAGGGGGCTGCATTTCTAAAAATTCTTCCAAAACTCTATCGGGATCCTCTTGGGACGCTGAGCGATATCGTCGCCGGGGGTGAGAGAGTAATTCCATTCAAGTTCGGGAAGTATATCCTTTTTCTTGTGAACGACCCTTCAATCCTTCGTCATATCCTAAAAACAAATTACCGGAACTACCCAAGAGGGAAATCGCTGAAGGGCATCTTCCCGCTCCTTGGGAAGGGCTTGTTCACAAGCGATCACGACCTCTGGGTCAGGCAGCAAAAAAATCTGACACCTGCATTTCACACCAAAAATTATGCGGAGTTCGAACAGATAATAAGAGAGGAGACAGGGAGATTCTGCTCTGACCTCGAAGCCATTTCGAAGCAATCCGGCAATGTCGATATGCAAAAAGAGTTTAAAACTTTGATGCTCAAAATTCTGGCGAAGGAGATGTTCTCTCCTGATTTGAAGTTTGAACCAGAAACCATCATCGCAAAGCTTGACGCCGTGCTCGACTATACGAGTATAAAAGGGGAATTGATAAGAAATGTCGTTTCGGGTGTAAAGGGGCTGTTTGGTCTTCGCTACACTCCTCCACTCTACTACACTGAATCGTTGAAATATCTTGAAGATTTTGTCGCGGAATTTTTCGGCAGAATAGTGAAAAATGAATTGCGACCGGGAGCCCTCACTTCCATCCTGAAGGAATTAAAAGAGCAGGGCGAGATCGACGATACCCAGGTGCGGGATGAAATTATGACATTTCTTTTCGCAGGTTTTGATACCGTGGCAGAGGGGCTTTCCTGGAGTCAGTATCTTATCTCCACCAGTCCCGGCACAGACGAAAAGATTATTTCGGGAAGCGAATCACGCTGGCTTGGTGCTGTGATAAATGAGGCACTGCGGCTTTATCCCCCTGCATGGGCGTTTTACAGAATTGTTACCGAAGATGACGATATTGACGGGCTCCACTTCCCTGCAAAATCGTATCTGATGATCTCACCATATCTGTTACACAGAACACCAAAATACTGGGAGAATCCGCATTTATTTAACCCCGAAAGATTTGTAGAAGAGGATCAGCCCGAGGTGAACCACTTCCACTACATACCCTTCGGTCAGGGTCCCCACATCTGCACAGGAAGAAGAATAGCAATGTTCGAGATGCATCTGATCCTCTCAATCATCACTCCCAAATTCCGATTCATTTACACGGGGAAAAATCCACCCGAGGCAGATCCCGGAATAATAATGAAAGCAAAGGATGCTCTCCTCTTCAAAGTTGAGATGAGATAA
- a CDS encoding nucleotidyl transferase AbiEii/AbiGii toxin family protein: MIPKAYITEWSNFVPWKANEQVEQDLVTCRALLEIYSDEFLAKSLAFRGGTALHKLFLAPQMRYSEDIDLVQINAGPFGEIADRIALRLGFLGVPKRLRKENNFTLLFRFESEYPPVQTLKLKVETNCREHFTVTGFNEVPFAINSRWYSGRTNIVTYHLEELTATKLRALYQRSKGRDLYDLYKVLTMHPNLDYIKTLEIYYHYMKFTVEPPSKKKFTDNLTDKMQDSDFLGDTTAILSPSEKYDPVQAFLLVKKHFLENL, encoded by the coding sequence ATGATACCAAAAGCTTACATTACAGAATGGTCTAACTTCGTGCCTTGGAAAGCAAACGAGCAAGTCGAACAGGATCTGGTGACATGCCGGGCTCTGCTTGAAATCTATTCCGATGAGTTCCTGGCTAAAAGTCTGGCATTTAGAGGTGGAACGGCTTTGCATAAGCTTTTTTTAGCGCCCCAGATGAGATACTCGGAAGATATAGACCTGGTACAGATTAATGCCGGTCCCTTTGGTGAGATAGCTGACAGGATTGCCTTGAGACTTGGCTTTTTAGGAGTTCCGAAAAGGTTAAGGAAAGAGAATAATTTTACCTTGTTGTTTAGATTTGAATCGGAGTATCCACCGGTTCAGACTCTTAAGTTGAAAGTGGAAACAAACTGCCGGGAACATTTTACCGTCACCGGATTCAATGAAGTCCCCTTCGCTATCAATTCAAGATGGTATTCGGGAAGGACAAACATTGTTACCTACCATTTAGAGGAACTTACAGCGACAAAACTTAGAGCCCTTTACCAGCGAAGTAAGGGGAGGGATTTATATGATTTGTATAAAGTTCTAACAATGCATCCTAATTTGGATTACATTAAAACACTTGAAATATACTATCACTATATGAAGTTCACAGTTGAGCCGCCTTCAAAAAAGAAATTTACGGATAATCTCACCGATAAAATGCAGGATTCCGATTTTCTTGGTGATACGACTGCGATCCTCAGTCCAAGTGAGAAATATGATCCTGTGCAAGCCTTCCTTTTAGTGAAAAAACATTTCCTCGAGAATCTCTGA